The following proteins are encoded in a genomic region of Planococcus lenghuensis:
- a CDS encoding DUF5693 family protein has protein sequence MQKALMGIVLAAIILTIPSIYERVTVEEGSKTIETAIPFHVIDGWLTREPDLELEQVLEGLKEVGVQSISVEPINLRTLEQWGEISIISSATIREHILLNGEEPLSDFFDTRGIFVYMENGPDYRSVIRDNFTDTRATEIGEVSYIFVPGQPDELKSAPLVYNTEAISAIEAAGMAVIPRIAHQSDDDRLDENIGELLALYSENTDSVLFSGHKLPFYDDPVRLKNFVRELENAGFDLLNIELATQQGFNTAAYITEFDVIRLHSLPLYTTNVDEMADRIIRAVKERNIKVVFLNVGIPEYSEAIETLSELETAVNAGIFPRYMRGEAVTFDQIDVPLWQIAIALAGAVAFIGLAAAAVFNRRWLTIGAIALFSLLSLVYLVLGSSILLKGMALAVAVTAPVFAVLVPRDPDKKGYLLFSYLKAVGITFAGIWLIVVLLNGNQFILGTELFRGVKLVYILPIAFVALYAFWGKITDILKLDIKYWHILLFGLVAAIGFYYIQRTGNAATVSTLEIQARQLLEQLLYVRPRTKEFLIGLPLFVFALYIAKRYERASYFILIPAVIGFLSLVNTFTHFHIPLLVSVLRSFYSIVLGFLIGLGLIGIYKLIGDWVVNQIKARWQT, from the coding sequence GTGCAGAAAGCATTAATGGGTATAGTTCTTGCAGCCATTATATTAACCATTCCTTCTATCTATGAACGCGTCACTGTGGAAGAAGGCAGTAAGACAATTGAAACCGCCATTCCGTTTCATGTAATCGACGGATGGCTTACGAGAGAGCCGGACCTTGAGTTGGAGCAAGTGCTCGAGGGTCTGAAGGAAGTGGGCGTTCAAAGCATTAGCGTAGAGCCGATCAATTTGCGGACACTCGAACAATGGGGAGAGATTTCCATTATCAGTTCTGCGACAATTCGGGAGCATATTCTACTGAATGGAGAAGAACCACTTTCGGATTTCTTTGATACGAGAGGGATTTTTGTCTACATGGAAAATGGCCCTGATTACCGGTCAGTGATCAGGGATAACTTCACGGACACACGGGCGACGGAAATCGGGGAGGTCTCATACATATTCGTGCCCGGCCAACCGGATGAACTTAAGTCGGCTCCGCTTGTATATAATACGGAAGCAATTTCGGCGATTGAAGCCGCCGGAATGGCAGTCATTCCGCGAATCGCTCATCAGTCGGATGATGACCGGCTGGACGAGAACATAGGAGAGCTTCTTGCGCTTTACAGCGAAAATACGGACAGCGTACTGTTTTCGGGACACAAACTGCCGTTTTACGATGACCCCGTCCGGTTGAAGAACTTTGTCCGTGAACTTGAAAATGCCGGATTCGATTTGCTGAACATCGAATTGGCGACCCAGCAAGGCTTCAATACGGCGGCATATATAACCGAATTCGACGTCATCCGGTTGCACAGCCTTCCGCTGTACACAACGAATGTCGACGAAATGGCTGATCGGATCATCCGGGCGGTCAAAGAACGGAATATCAAAGTGGTGTTCCTGAATGTCGGCATCCCGGAATACAGCGAAGCGATTGAAACACTGTCTGAATTGGAGACAGCGGTGAATGCCGGGATATTCCCGCGTTATATGCGAGGGGAAGCGGTTACGTTTGATCAAATCGATGTGCCGCTTTGGCAGATAGCGATTGCGTTAGCGGGAGCTGTCGCCTTCATCGGTCTGGCCGCTGCAGCTGTCTTCAACCGGCGCTGGCTGACCATCGGCGCCATTGCATTGTTTTCGTTGCTTTCCTTGGTATATCTTGTCCTTGGCTCAAGCATCCTGCTGAAAGGGATGGCACTCGCCGTCGCTGTTACAGCACCAGTGTTCGCCGTGCTGGTTCCGCGGGATCCTGACAAGAAGGGTTACCTGCTATTTTCATATTTGAAAGCAGTAGGAATTACATTTGCCGGCATTTGGCTCATCGTGGTTCTGCTGAACGGCAACCAATTTATCCTTGGAACGGAATTGTTCAGAGGGGTGAAGCTCGTGTATATCCTGCCGATCGCTTTCGTTGCGCTTTATGCGTTCTGGGGGAAGATTACGGATATACTTAAGCTCGATATAAAATACTGGCATATCCTGCTGTTCGGTCTGGTTGCGGCAATCGGTTTTTATTACATCCAACGGACGGGGAACGCCGCTACGGTGAGCACTCTTGAAATTCAGGCGAGGCAGCTGCTGGAGCAATTGCTTTATGTGCGACCGCGGACAAAGGAATTTCTGATCGGGCTTCCATTGTTCGTCTTCGCCCTCTATATTGCCAAACGGTATGAACGGGCCAGCTATTTCATCTTGATACCGGCGGTAATCGGCTTTTTATCACTGGTCAACACATTCACGCATTTCCATATCCCGCTATTGGTTTCTGTACTCAGAAGTTTCTAT
- a CDS encoding putative polysaccharide biosynthesis protein has translation MNNALIRGTLVLSIAALLSKVLGSLFRIPLQNIAGDEVLGIFTLVYPVYMVALTLSVAGIPIAISKLIAESRAQDKPDEVGKIFHTSGILALVFGALFFALIFIFSEQIAAVIGGQATRPALIVVGCTLLVAPYMAVYRGFFQGHGDMTPTAVSQVIEQFIRVGLILVIAVYMVSQLYSAREIAGGIMISSVIGAAASLMYLRYLYSRSDFRVKKNANRIRGQFTRTGKMILAISIPISIGSITMALLNLVDSVTIPNALRVFGNSDDDVIYLYGIYGRGLALVQIVSVFATSVVLPLIPSVSAKLAAGDALGVKRDLEHTYFLGYLISLPAAIGLTVLTLPVNLALFTNLEGSAVLAVIAFSSLFTSMTVLGTGILQGINRAKLAAWIIVGGVTVKALLNLLFIQWYGLLGAAISTTAVYLLLFLVNTYFIWKHTKFNFLSKKAVAGIIAALVMGGIVWLPLVFFEVAEWTRGIAFLYLTASASAGAVIYGSLLLMLNVIDKRLLNKIPVIRSFIK, from the coding sequence ATGAACAACGCATTAATAAGAGGGACGCTGGTTTTATCCATTGCGGCCCTGTTATCAAAAGTGTTGGGCAGCCTTTTCCGGATTCCATTGCAAAACATCGCCGGCGATGAAGTGCTGGGGATTTTCACACTCGTCTACCCGGTCTATATGGTTGCCTTGACACTGTCGGTAGCAGGTATTCCGATCGCTATTTCGAAGCTGATTGCAGAATCCCGGGCACAGGATAAGCCGGACGAGGTCGGCAAGATCTTTCATACGTCCGGCATTTTAGCACTGGTTTTTGGAGCGTTGTTTTTCGCATTGATTTTCATCTTCTCGGAGCAGATCGCTGCCGTGATTGGCGGACAGGCGACCCGCCCGGCGCTCATTGTGGTGGGCTGCACGCTATTGGTCGCTCCGTATATGGCTGTGTACCGGGGATTTTTTCAAGGGCATGGCGATATGACGCCGACAGCTGTTTCACAAGTGATCGAGCAATTCATACGGGTCGGTTTAATCCTTGTCATCGCGGTCTATATGGTCAGCCAGCTCTACAGCGCCCGGGAAATAGCCGGCGGAATCATGATCAGTTCGGTCATTGGGGCAGCCGCTTCCCTCATGTATTTGCGGTATTTATACAGCCGTTCCGATTTCCGCGTCAAAAAAAATGCAAATCGCATCCGAGGCCAGTTTACGCGCACAGGTAAAATGATTCTTGCGATTTCCATTCCGATCAGCATCGGTTCCATTACCATGGCGCTCCTCAATCTGGTGGATTCCGTCACCATACCGAACGCATTGCGGGTATTCGGTAATTCGGATGACGATGTTATCTATCTATACGGTATATATGGCCGGGGACTTGCGCTTGTGCAAATTGTCTCCGTATTCGCGACATCCGTCGTCTTGCCGCTCATTCCATCCGTATCCGCCAAACTTGCGGCCGGTGATGCCCTGGGAGTTAAACGCGATCTTGAGCATACATATTTTCTCGGTTACCTCATTTCATTGCCGGCTGCCATCGGACTGACCGTGCTGACATTGCCAGTCAATTTGGCCTTGTTTACGAACCTGGAAGGCAGTGCCGTGCTGGCGGTCATCGCATTCAGTTCATTGTTCACGTCCATGACGGTTCTCGGTACGGGCATTCTGCAAGGCATCAATAGAGCGAAACTGGCTGCTTGGATTATCGTTGGAGGGGTGACGGTGAAAGCGCTGCTGAACCTCCTGTTCATCCAATGGTACGGGTTGCTCGGCGCGGCTATTTCCACAACTGCTGTCTATCTTCTTCTATTTTTGGTGAATACGTACTTCATTTGGAAACACACGAAATTTAATTTTTTATCGAAAAAGGCAGTGGCAGGGATCATCGCCGCGCTTGTGATGGGCGGGATCGTCTGGCTGCCGCTCGTGTTTTTCGAAGTGGCAGAATGGACACGCGGCATCGCATTTTTGTATCTGACCGCTTCTGCGTCAGCGGGCGCTGTCATCTACGGCAGTCTGTTGCTGATGCTGAACGTCATTGATAAGCGTTTGCTGAATAAAATTCCGGTAATCCGGTCATTCATTAAATAA
- a CDS encoding WecB/TagA/CpsF family glycosyltransferase translates to MKKTIDILGVPFLHTTRQAFIETLQRHVEQKSKTFVVTANPEIVMHSLQDEQYRGILQQADYITADGIGVVKAASIIGDPLPERVSGYDIMLDLLQVADRQRYSVYFLGAAEEVLQATVAKVREEYPNVKIAGHQNGFFDRQDPGVAEAIKESGADLVFVALGFPRQEQWIGKYLPLFDKGVFIGVGGSFDVFSGNVNRAPDVWIKLNLEWFYRLAKQPSRWKRMLVLPKFALVILRGKASRKK, encoded by the coding sequence ATGAAGAAAACGATTGATATTTTAGGAGTGCCGTTTCTGCACACGACCCGACAGGCGTTCATAGAAACGCTGCAGCGGCATGTGGAACAAAAAAGTAAAACATTTGTCGTGACTGCAAATCCGGAAATTGTCATGCATTCGCTCCAAGACGAGCAGTATCGGGGAATCCTTCAACAGGCGGATTACATCACAGCCGACGGAATCGGTGTTGTGAAAGCCGCTTCGATCATCGGTGATCCACTGCCGGAACGGGTGAGCGGATATGACATCATGCTCGATCTGCTTCAAGTGGCTGACCGGCAGCGTTACAGCGTCTATTTTTTGGGAGCGGCGGAGGAAGTGCTGCAGGCTACAGTGGCAAAGGTGCGCGAGGAGTATCCGAACGTCAAGATTGCCGGACACCAGAACGGCTTTTTTGACCGCCAGGATCCTGGCGTGGCTGAAGCGATTAAAGAATCAGGTGCGGATCTGGTTTTTGTTGCGCTCGGTTTCCCCCGACAGGAGCAATGGATCGGCAAATACCTGCCGTTATTTGATAAAGGGGTATTCATCGGGGTAGGTGGAAGTTTCGATGTGTTTTCCGGCAATGTAAATCGGGCGCCGGATGTATGGATTAAACTGAATCTCGAGTGGTTTTACCGGCTCGCGAAGCAACCTTCCCGCTGGAAAAGAATGCTTGTATTGCCGAAGTTTGCGCTGGTTATTTTGCGTGGAAAGGCTTCCCGGAAGAAATGA
- a CDS encoding S-layer homology domain-containing protein has protein sequence MKKMLCAAIIASLIFSLIFPQNSNAADDLTGHKYEEAMREMIALGAITGYPDGSYGPDREVSRAQFAKMIVKAFELGGSGEAGLPAGDSTEESTFRDVSADAWYAKPIAAAVDAGIVRGYPDNTFRPNALITREQMASMISRGLEAKGIVVNIAEIAPLTYVDTASIAKYHAEDARILGHLKIMEGNLVGEFQPKADSKRWMVALVLLRGREVIYPPAPLPYQASAITNGQTEAVKQFGTFEEAKQFAKADASAEVVEHSSQIVWMENGVAVSSAFSYVYPSASLQWSSGQLGGQYRPYIPTGTEMKYIDAEAGYARVELAGKPGYVKSNTIMLIPYEMMKGRSYYEVANGGLIHRPFNHLSEKYSSTGVIGTAPAGLVPGTKYYSQDGAVFFNASGAKVVEAHQYFNKLPLSSATNYTAEELDKYLTDKFPYYGKAIYGKTWTESPLAGSGQFFKDIEAQYKVNALYLLSHAIHESNWGTSKIAQDKNNLFGYGAVDGDAYNGAYTYATFKESIEDAAKKINANYHKVTGSFYNGSILGNKAIGMNVRYASDPYWGEKIAGHMYRTDLYLGKKDIYKHQLGYTNVEGLNFRTIAGATAPDTVMYKLFHTNVPVIIKGQATVNGATWFHVQSEDKAFDDAHVYGNGAYGEFVKALPLAK, from the coding sequence ATGAAAAAAATGTTGTGTGCAGCCATTATAGCGAGCTTGATATTCTCACTGATATTCCCGCAGAATAGTAATGCGGCCGATGATCTGACAGGTCATAAATATGAAGAGGCGATGCGGGAGATGATCGCTCTCGGGGCGATCACCGGGTATCCGGATGGCAGTTACGGACCGGACCGGGAAGTCAGTAGAGCCCAGTTCGCTAAAATGATCGTCAAGGCTTTTGAATTAGGAGGAAGTGGAGAAGCGGGACTGCCGGCAGGCGATTCGACTGAAGAATCCACTTTCCGCGATGTTTCAGCGGACGCATGGTACGCTAAGCCGATTGCTGCCGCAGTGGATGCAGGGATTGTAAGAGGCTACCCGGATAACACTTTCCGGCCGAATGCTTTGATTACCCGCGAGCAGATGGCAAGCATGATTTCGAGAGGGCTGGAAGCGAAAGGGATTGTCGTGAATATCGCTGAAATCGCACCGCTGACGTATGTGGATACAGCCAGCATCGCCAAGTATCATGCTGAAGATGCCCGGATTTTGGGTCATTTAAAAATCATGGAAGGGAATCTGGTTGGAGAATTTCAACCGAAAGCAGATTCGAAACGCTGGATGGTGGCTCTTGTGCTTTTAAGAGGAAGAGAAGTTATTTATCCGCCGGCGCCGCTCCCGTACCAAGCTTCAGCCATCACAAATGGACAGACAGAAGCGGTTAAGCAATTCGGGACTTTTGAAGAGGCGAAGCAATTCGCCAAAGCGGATGCATCAGCAGAAGTGGTTGAACACAGCAGCCAGATCGTCTGGATGGAGAATGGAGTCGCAGTCAGCAGCGCATTCTCCTATGTCTATCCGAGCGCTAGTCTCCAATGGAGTTCCGGTCAGCTCGGCGGCCAGTACCGCCCGTATATTCCGACTGGAACGGAAATGAAGTATATCGACGCTGAAGCCGGATACGCACGAGTGGAACTTGCAGGCAAACCAGGCTATGTGAAATCGAACACGATCATGCTGATTCCATATGAAATGATGAAAGGCCGTTCCTACTATGAAGTGGCAAACGGTGGACTCATTCATCGGCCATTCAATCACTTGAGTGAAAAATATTCATCGACTGGCGTAATCGGTACAGCGCCGGCTGGGCTTGTGCCAGGAACAAAATACTACAGCCAGGATGGCGCGGTCTTCTTCAACGCTTCCGGCGCAAAAGTGGTCGAGGCGCATCAGTATTTCAATAAACTGCCGCTTTCGTCAGCAACGAATTACACGGCTGAAGAACTCGATAAATACTTAACAGATAAATTCCCGTATTACGGGAAAGCGATCTACGGAAAAACATGGACCGAAAGTCCGCTTGCAGGCAGTGGCCAATTCTTCAAAGACATCGAAGCGCAGTATAAAGTGAACGCATTGTACTTACTATCCCATGCAATTCATGAAAGCAATTGGGGAACCAGTAAAATTGCGCAGGATAAAAACAACCTGTTCGGCTACGGGGCAGTCGACGGGGACGCGTACAATGGCGCTTATACCTACGCTACTTTCAAGGAATCCATTGAAGATGCTGCTAAGAAAATCAATGCAAACTACCATAAAGTAACCGGCAGTTTCTATAACGGATCTATTCTTGGCAACAAGGCAATCGGTATGAATGTGCGCTATGCATCAGATCCATACTGGGGTGAAAAGATCGCCGGCCATATGTATCGGACCGACTTATACCTTGGCAAAAAAGATATCTACAAGCATCAGCTGGGCTATACGAATGTGGAGGGTTTAAACTTCCGGACAATCGCCGGAGCAACAGCGCCGGATACCGTGATGTATAAATTGTTTCATACAAACGTCCCGGTCATTATCAAAGGACAGGCTACTGTGAACGGCGCAACTTGGTTCCATGTCCAGTCTGAAGACAAGGCATTTGACGATGCGCATGTTTATGGAAATGGCGCGTATGGAGAATTTGTTAAAGCTCTTCCGCTTGCGAAGTAA